One region of Sulfurisphaera ohwakuensis genomic DNA includes:
- a CDS encoding amidohydrolase family protein has translation MIKVETPDGKIHEIPVIDYHIHVWKAHEDNWLRPELAKGWIDCFYDYHKSLSPQEYIMDYNTFKYYGPKKMIEDVFLNGYVDIGITQPQYLLYFYRTPFGNTEEFGKLVYENPYRFIIGTRWDPRDGEQGKKQLEEDVRKYRVKPWQMRHVKLYTAEWKDIGGNLSRGWRLDSREAFEFIEFSKSLGINILVPHKGPTVWPLDKDAFDVKDVDAAASSFPEMKFVVTHIGLPRFDDFCWIGVQDKNVYAGLAVATAFIHKRPRYFAQIMAELLFWLGPDRILYGSDYAIWNPKWIIEDFIKFELPPDIEKEYGVQLTLDIKKKILYENAAKLWGIDVNEIMKTLNDDIKSRAKVLETKLSKEVAY, from the coding sequence TTGATAAAAGTAGAAACACCAGATGGTAAAATTCATGAGATCCCCGTAATAGATTATCATATACATGTATGGAAAGCCCATGAGGATAATTGGTTAAGACCAGAATTGGCTAAAGGATGGATAGATTGCTTTTACGACTACCACAAATCGTTAAGTCCCCAAGAATATATAATGGATTATAATACCTTCAAATATTACGGACCAAAGAAAATGATTGAAGACGTATTTCTTAACGGTTACGTTGATATAGGAATTACCCAACCACAATATCTATTATACTTCTATCGTACACCTTTCGGAAACACTGAAGAATTCGGCAAACTAGTTTATGAAAATCCCTACAGATTTATAATAGGTACCAGATGGGATCCCAGAGATGGTGAACAAGGTAAAAAACAATTAGAGGAAGATGTTAGAAAATATAGGGTTAAACCTTGGCAAATGCGTCATGTGAAACTATACACTGCAGAATGGAAAGATATTGGTGGCAATTTATCAAGAGGATGGAGATTAGATTCAAGAGAAGCTTTTGAGTTCATAGAATTTAGTAAATCACTTGGAATAAACATCTTAGTACCCCATAAGGGACCAACTGTATGGCCCCTAGATAAGGATGCGTTTGATGTAAAAGATGTAGATGCTGCAGCTTCATCATTCCCGGAAATGAAATTTGTAGTAACACATATAGGATTACCAAGATTTGATGATTTCTGTTGGATAGGAGTTCAAGATAAAAACGTTTATGCTGGATTAGCAGTAGCTACAGCGTTTATACATAAGAGACCAAGATACTTTGCACAAATAATGGCTGAACTATTATTCTGGTTAGGACCAGATAGAATATTATACGGATCAGACTATGCAATATGGAATCCAAAATGGATAATAGAGGATTTCATTAAATTCGAATTACCACCGGATATAGAAAAGGAATACGGAGTTCAACTAACTTTAGATATAAAGAAGAAAATATTGTATGAAAACGCAGCAAAACTGTGGGGAATAGATGTTAATGAAATTATGAAAACATTAAATGACGATATTAAAAGTAGAGCTAAGGTTCTTGAAACTAAGTTAAGTAAAGAGGTTGCATATTAA